tctacatgtcaaaaaactaatttgtcaaaagtgcaaattgGTGATATTTcccatataaaaaaacattgttaattaaattttaatcaatcaatcataatctttatttagcaaacgGTGCTACAGCCATCAAGAAATATAAGTGTATTGATAATAGTAAAGACAATAAATAATGACGCAACAGATACGAACTTTTACAGATTTCTGTAATAATAAACTGTCAATTTATAAATGTGGCCTTACATCAATTTTGATTAGTGGTGCCATCTATTAGCTTCTTTTGGTGactttttttctcattttttatcTCACGTAGGGCAAGTTTCTGTAATACATGGGTTACAGAAATCTATAAAAGTAAGCAAAGAAACTGgtgacaataaaaataaaattaaaattaaaaaaaaaaaacttgccatGGAGGCAAAAAAAGCTCATAATTAGGTCAATTATGatatgaacaaaaatataaaagtgaaattaatcgttttctgcatttttttacttagtttAACGTAACTAGCAAAAAGTAGCTAGTTTAAATGGGCGACATTTTGAATTTACCGCGTAATATTTGCCTTTTTCTCTTTGGAGAACCTGATTGGCCGGATGAATGTAAGCCACGCCTTTATAACGAATATGTCAGTTATGAGctgtcacaactgtcaaaatatgtcaggattatttatattataaaaataaacaaataatttataattaattgttccataaatattttctgcataAAGTTTCAGAAAAACAGACGGAGTGGGGTGCTAATTACACGTGTAATTATACGTGTAATTAACGCTCTTTCAGGAGATACTCAGACACTCCTTCATATTAAAAATGactaattattgttattatgcCTATGAAAGATAACAAAACAGTAAACCATATCCCCTTCATCTCGGTAATACCGTAAAAAATCGTTAATCCAGTGAATAGCTCGTAAGGTACGTAAAGATAACTGTaatcttttatttgtttattgttaacTGCTTTTCTATTGTgaaaaatcagtaaaaattcaattattgtatAAAGTGGCAGTAAAAAATGTCTGGGTATGTTTTATCTCACTTTTAAACAATTCAAACAACTTgtttattatacaaatttttatggtttaataAGGACTTCAACTGGTAACATTTGTCTTTGTtaacatattcaaaaaaaatattttttactaataaatatttcagtATATCATCATATAAACTCCTCGgctaaaactataaataattctCTTATTACAGACCATTTCAGCGCCCTTCTCTCCAGCCTAACACATTTAAACAACAAAATGCCCAACAACTAAATGCAGGTGGCCTAAAGGCTTCATTTCACTCTAGACTTACACAACAAGCTCAAAAAGACTTAAATGATCCTGAACttataaatgttcaaaaaactgtaataaatgCAGAGAAAGCTCATCACCCAGCTGGACTTCAAGGGGCATTTCTTATTCGTCAACAAAACAACATGGACAATGATTCTACCACTGACACCTCTTCTACAGCCTCTTCGACTTACCTGAATCAGTATTTAAGACAACCCGATGACCTTAGTCATGGTAATGTGGAAAGTTTAGAAAGCCCTTACCCGGTGGGCTACAGTTCTATCCATAGattaggaaatttaaatttaaaagatggagGATCGAAGTTAAAAAGGGCTTTCGAGGCTAGAACCGGGGGGACTGTACGGAGAAACTTGGGAAACAACCAACAAAAAGGTAAttgaattatatatattttagtgAATTAGTTTAAAAGGAaacaaaatttttcagaaaaattagaGGAACATGCCAATATAATTGTTTCAAAAATGGAGCAGGATGAGGCTTTAATGGAGGATTCTCCTGATGCTGAAGAACTAAGGAggtttgtaaatttattattatcataaatatttgttGTAAACAACTCATAGACATACATACTCGTACTTTGCTATGGCTcccaaatatttacaattttaataaagtgtATGTGTTCATGTATGTGTGTAGTATAGAAGAATACTTAGAgccaaaaacataaaaatcctattttactctattttcttaaacttgAAAATCCAACCATACCATTCAATTTACACAATAGGATAAGGAATTGGTATGGTGAAGTCTGCTGCTGCTTTGAACATTTTTGCACTGCATTTAAATAGGGTAATTATttgttatcaaaaaatataataaggcataaaggtttaaaatgttgcaaaaacaaAGACTCACTGAGAGCATTTTATGTAAAAGCTGTATAGAGAGATGGCAGTGAATCATTAAATTGGGAGGGTATCATATAACCTTTGCTTGCCAAGCATATATAGTGTTTTTCCAACTGTTAAAATAATTCAGCTACTTCAATAAAATGAATTTGATTTGAACTGTgacatttaacatttattaactcATAAGGAATTAATTTGAAGCgctcattaaaaataaaataaaataaaataaacttctgtaaaaaaactctaataactaaactaaaataaagctctttgagattttttactttatatactaGACTGCTAAGATTGGCAAATCTTCTCTCTGccatatttaaagtataaatttctgaaatatgcTAACTAACATGATCCCTGCGTGAAAGATCTTTAGTAAACCGCACacatgaattttgtattttttgaattttatatttgttaatttcagTTAGGAATGGACCGTATACAATATTAAGGTAGGCAGGTATACTAAGTACTAGGCTttcagtaagaatttttttactaattaggGGTAAGACATTTTTGAATTCATACAGAATTTTGAGTTTGTGATATGATTTTTGACAAACATAAGTTACATGAGCATCAAATTGCAACCTGCAATCCATGTGCAGACCAAGGTTTTTTACTTGATTAGTCCAATTAATTTCAGAAtcgttaattttaagttttacagCTGTGGCAGTTTCTAAGTTTATctcatttttagaaaacaatatagcctgtgtttttttagaattaataaataaggagTTTTGACTAGCCCAAAGACAGATACGCTCCTAGTCATCATTAATGAAGGTTAAAGCAGTGGACAACTCATTAGCCGGGGTTGAACTATAGATTTGTAAATCGTCTGCATATGGTATTTACAGTGTTTTATGTGTTGAATCAAATCTGAtgtaaaaagtgtaaataaaagTGGCCCCAGGATagagccctgaggcacacccCTGCCCACAACCCTCCAGCTTGAGATGCTCACTGCTCCCTCAGCATCTGTAATTCTTACTGCCTGTTCCCTATTTCCCAGATAGCTGCCAAACCATCCATTAGCCTTAAGGttataatgatttaatttagCTACTAAAAGATCAGTGTTTAACATATCAAAAGCTTTGGTCATGTCAATGAGCACTGTTGGGCAACAGTGACCATTATCAAAGGACCTTGCGATATCACTAGTTATTTTCAACAAGGCCGTGGCGCAACTGTGGTTAGCCCTAAATCCCGACTGATATTTAGGTATTATACATTTAGGAAGAAGATAATCTAGTATTtgggtttttacaatttttttcattattttggatGAAGTTGGCAGTATACTAATTGGCCGTAATTCACCCACAGAAGTTGGGCTGGATACTTTAGGAACAGGCACTATGAGAGCCCTTTTCCAGATATCAGGAACAACGCCAGCCATGAAAGACGagtttataatattaacaaGAGGGCCTAGACACgtcgaaatacaagattttaacaTGCGTATAGAAACTCCGTCTATCCCAACCGCACCGCTCCCAACACTGTTCAAGGCCCCAAGCACCTCAAGTTCTGTTACAAGTCTAAATGTAAATGGATCAGAATTCATAGATGAGCTgagaaaatcatttaaaagagCAGGATCAACCTGTGCAGCAGGTGTActctctataaaataattatttattacatttggtTCTTTAGTGCTACTTGGAATGGGAGtaaattcattattaataattctccAATTagcaacttttttccaaaaatctgtACTgctaaaaatgccttcttttctaattttatagccttattgacataattttttagatcaatATAATAAGTTCTACTAGAAGCAGTTTTTactgagatatattttttaaaggctttatgtttcatttcaatcattttttctaGATTATGGGTTAGCCATGGTACTTCCAGATTTTCTCAGCTTTAATGGACAAAACATATCAAACAAATCTAACAGTTTAGAATTAAGTATTTCTACTTTAGTATTAACATCGGCAGTCTTATATAACTCACGCCAATCTAGATgctctaaataatatttaaattcttcagAGTTAGTCAgtgtaaaatttcttttatatatcaTAGTCTTAATCGGCTTCAGTTTATCACATTTTATAGTACAGAATACAGCCTCATGATCTGTCTGTATTGGATCACAGGGTATAACACCATGATCCTTGactaggttaatattatttacaaagaTGAGGTCGATTAGAGATTCACTATTTAGTGTTATTCTAGTAGGCTTATCAATAATTTGAGTCAAATTAAAAGtcgtaaaaatattatataaaaatttacattctACAGTggtgctatttaaaatattaatattaaaatctcctgtACATATAAAGACGTCACAGGTACAAATCACTTCTGGAATTAAGTCATGCAAGTATTTTAATTCAGAGTATGCCACTGCTGGTGGCCTATAAACTACTCCCACAGTTATGTTTTGCCGCTCATGCTTAAAACTTATCCAAAGATGATCAATGCCATATCCTGAGTAAGGCAGATCAATAAgagttgtttttaatttattagttacatAAATTGCGACACTACCTCCCCTACCCTCCCTGTCTTTTCTATAtaacttgaaattttttattgaaaaagattCAGAAAGGAGTTTATTGTTAAGCCATGTTTCAGAGACTGTAATTATATCATACTTAGATTTTTCTATAAAGTGCCTAATATCTGAAAATGTATTACATAAAGACCAGGGATTTATATgaactatatttaatttgtgcTTACAATTAGGTATGGCTGGGTGAGGGTCAGCTTCTTTGGGCAGTGATGGAGTGGggatacatacatataaatcTGCTAACAGAACTACTGTTCTTATTTCAAAATATCTAACTGCCGTacaggaaataaaatataattgtgATTGGCATATAAGTACGATGATGTCGTAAGCCTTTACTGCAGATTTTCTTATTGACTTCTAAGGATAAAGAAAGACACTTAGTAAACAATTCATGTCTCAAGTTCGTTGAAATCCAGGAATTTCATTCATCATTTGggattcttttctttttgtgtgTGCGTTAAAGTGGATCAAAGAAATGTGCGAGTGCGAGATGCTTAAATAAgaagctaattttaaaaacaactcCCATAATTGGGAAGGTTCATGCAAAAAAAAGAGAGATGATGTATTCAATTACTAGGCGTCAAGAACAAGGAACACCTTTAAccatatacagtgcgaacgtaaaggttgaaataaatgcatttaaaattcaggggtatgttcaaaaaaaaacgctcggacatgtcgatttttatttttaactgcgggttttcttactataattttatgtatacagggtggcccaaaaataagttacggtcatcaacgtaatttttttaaatgtaaacacctatttttttattttagatttaggttctacatcaaattctaagcacatttcatgtaccatgtcctatacctaaactcgaccgttgacgattgaacacaataaaaggctatttttggaagagttatttatatcaagcaacctatcagttattgtttggttatttacatttgtggttggtgtttttgattgttaacttgtcacaatttgttgacatcaaataattttgagtgaatttagtttgatttagatgcttaagcaaagttttgcttgtgttaagtttatcaaaagataaaattaaaatttcaaaaaatggtacgtcttagtgagcgagagcgaatagagattttgatgatgattggttatggaaacaggatgcgcactcagatggaagtctgtgaaatttatcatgccaagtatcctgataggccacgtatatctcaaagtactgtcagtaaaatagaacagaaatatcggaatttgggtcatgtcagggataattatacgaaaggtcggtcaagtatatcagaagagaagcaactaaatgttttgctggcagttgaagaagattgccataaaacgactcgcaatattgcattagaaaatcagatatcccagacatccgtcgttaagtatttaggtataaataaatggcacccttacaaagttcaattggttcatgaactaaatgaagatgacccagataggcgtttagaattttgtgagagacttatggacttgtgccatgctaatccacaattttcaaaaaaaattgtattttctgatgaggcaacgttttgtcttcatggtagtgtaaaccggcaaaactgccgatattgggctactgaaaatccgcactggatgatggagtgccacagccaagtccctcaaaaagtaaatgttgatttactttttgaagGGAATgttgggcgggggtgattgaaaacagggttatagggccctttttctttgaaggatacttgaatggtgagaggtatttagagtttttagaaaatgacttggttccatgccttgccactttataccccgatccagaagacccggatatattagataattccttatggtatcagcaagatggagctccagcccattacactcgtcccgtgcgccagtacctggataccgttttcctggacgttggattggtcggaggggtgcaattgaatggccggccagatcgccggatcagactcctttagatttttttttgtgggggtatcttaagtccaaagtttatgttaatcggccaaacaacattgaagacttaaaaattagaataacggaagaaataagattgatagaaccttctgttatcgataacgttttacaagaatttgagcatcgactgggatattgctaagaggttcgtggcagccattttcaacacttaataaattaattaaaatatttttatgtattcttgcttgatataaataactcttccaaaaatagccttttattgtgttcaatcgtcaacggtcgagtttaggtataggacatggtacatgaaatgtacttagaatttgatgtagaacctaaatctaaaataaaaaataggtgtttacatttaaaaaaattacgttgatgaccgtaacttatttttgggccaccctgtatacataaaattatagtaagaaaacccgcagttaaaaataaaaatcgacatgtccgagcgttttttttttgaacatacccctgaattttaaatgaatttattccaacctttacgttcgcactgtataataaagcatatttcaagtggaatatttctgtttttaggACGGCCCTCAGGGACATGCCACAATGTCTCACGATAAAACGATGCGTCAGAGTGAAATTGTCTAAATCGGTAAGCCAAAGATCGAAAAAAAGAACCATAACCTGCTGGAAAATGCTGAAATACCAAATTAGCATGGGTTTCACTAAGGTACCTTCGCTCTAAACTCGTTTAAATTAAGCCTTAAAAATGAatgttttatagtttaaaataaatacgagAGATTTGGCCTACTCGTTTGAGCTCTGGTATGGGGCACTCAAAAGGATCGAGGGCCATTTTGGGACAGGGGTGGCCTCGTATTTTAAATTCCTCCGATGGTTGTTTCTTGTAAATTTATCCATTGCGGTTCTCAGCAGTTGCTTTATTGTTATTCCCAAGATAGATCAGAATATTGGGTCTCCTGGATGGGGAATCGTATCGGATCTAATCTCTGGAcaagtaagtttaattttttttagctaaatcagcttattatttgcaataattttagGGGTATCTCACAAACACTGTCATGTATTATGGTTTTTACACCAATGAGACTTTAAGTAGCGGTAGTTTGCATTATAGTATGCCGCATGCTTACTTTTTCACCATGTTAgccatttattttgtttgttttttagttatAGGCGTAAggttcgtgtttttttttttaaattattatttatgctATTATTTAATGTGGAAGATTTGGACCTGAAAGCCAATTTTTAGTGCTGCCAAGTCCTACAGGAGAAGCTTCATAGAAACAGAGGGTggcctaaaaaatatattcgccAATAAGATCTTTTGCGGTTGGGATTACAATATAGCCACCAAAGATGCGGCCGAATTAAAATCGAAAGCCATTTTTAACGAATTAAGGGTTAGTTTATTCGCTGCAATTgaacgttttattttaaataattattcgtTATTTTAGGAATTAATCTGGGACTATACGAAGACCAAATACAAACAACCGTTCCAGCAAAAGTTTCGCACCGCTATAATTCAATTTTTCACGAATATCTTGGTGGTTTGCTTGATAATGGCCACCGGTTATGCCCAGtggtattttttgaataatatccCGTCGAATAGGGAGAATCGGTTGGTCGTGGTGCCGATTTTCGTTAATATCGTGATGACTTTCTTGCCGATGTTTTTAAGTTTCGTTGTTAGGTAAGTGAGAATCtgttttaataagtaaataagttatttctttaaaactgtATCTAATATCGAACTAGAAACTATAGGGCAAacttaaaatgcttaaaaattatgtgaaatgTATGGAAATCAGTAAAGGATTGACATCGTATGCCTGGAagacataaataattatgtttgacaaaaaatcatcaaaaattgaactgaaaaaaaaacagggaaAATTAGGtcaaatacctgaaaaacaaaaattcctatCACACATTAATAAAATACTCATTCAGCttaaataaagtgaaaaatgtCTCTAAATCCCTGGAAGTTATAAAATTACTCCAAACAGGAGTTATTTGGCCtagaaagttttaaaagcttaaaaaattcgtgggaaacataaaaaattgtcgCAATTGCTTCAGGCTCTATTGCAgtagctaaaaaaaaaacaaatttaaaaaacaataaagaagttAAAGAGACACATGAAGAAATATAACAACTCTTAAGG
The genomic region above belongs to Anthonomus grandis grandis chromosome 6, icAntGran1.3, whole genome shotgun sequence and contains:
- the LOC126737241 gene encoding transmembrane channel-like protein 7 isoform X1: MSGPFQRPSLQPNTFKQQNAQQLNAGGLKASFHSRLTQQAQKDLNDPELINVQKTVINAEKAHHPAGLQGAFLIRQQNNMDNDSTTDTSSTASSTYLNQYLRQPDDLSHGNVESLESPYPVGYSSIHRLGNLNLKDGGSKLKRAFEARTGGTVRRNLGNNQQKEKLEEHANIIVSKMEQDEALMEDSPDAEELRRTALRDMPQCLTIKRCVRVKLSKSVSQRSKKRTITCWKMLKYQISMGFTKFKINTRDLAYSFELWYGALKRIEGHFGTGVASYFKFLRWLFLVNLSIAVLSSCFIVIPKIDQNIGSPGWGIVSDLISGQGYLTNTVMYYGFYTNETLSSGSLHYSMPHAYFFTMLAIYFVCFLVIGVSAAKSYRRSFIETEGGLKNIFANKIFCGWDYNIATKDAAELKSKAIFNELRELIWDYTKTKYKQPFQQKFRTAIIQFFTNILVVCLIMATGYAQWYFLNNIPSNRENRLVVVPIFVNIVMTFLPMFLSFVVRYEDYKSPKVSLYLTLARTFLLGAVTVGVLVTYWLKNDKSLCWETSLAQEFYRMIIFDFFISVACAALLDVLLYFIYKLLKTTSSLEFDIAWNTMQIIYNQTLFWMGLMFSPILPIVMVIKLFLTWYIRLFIALFLCRPSAKTWRAAQTSTWFLVMTFLSFTVITGVLGYIISSIQTSKECGPFRNYDHIYEIVTLGMLQLKKNSTIWTVVLYITKPGVIALILLFLSAKVYYSRAQANAQKEIVAQCRNMLVWSAKDKEYYYSMISKVTKGQWQYKFHEKTFSPELYATDVYFNGNKGSGDESISIQQFSSPTSGTSLLPSSSTSSDMDYQEYYKKIS
- the LOC126737241 gene encoding transmembrane channel-like protein 3 isoform X2; the encoded protein is MDNDSTTDTSSTASSTYLNQYLRQPDDLSHGNVESLESPYPVGYSSIHRLGNLNLKDGGSKLKRAFEARTGGTVRRNLGNNQQKEKLEEHANIIVSKMEQDEALMEDSPDAEELRRTALRDMPQCLTIKRCVRVKLSKSVSQRSKKRTITCWKMLKYQISMGFTKFKINTRDLAYSFELWYGALKRIEGHFGTGVASYFKFLRWLFLVNLSIAVLSSCFIVIPKIDQNIGSPGWGIVSDLISGQGYLTNTVMYYGFYTNETLSSGSLHYSMPHAYFFTMLAIYFVCFLVIGVSAAKSYRRSFIETEGGLKNIFANKIFCGWDYNIATKDAAELKSKAIFNELRELIWDYTKTKYKQPFQQKFRTAIIQFFTNILVVCLIMATGYAQWYFLNNIPSNRENRLVVVPIFVNIVMTFLPMFLSFVVRYEDYKSPKVSLYLTLARTFLLGAVTVGVLVTYWLKNDKSLCWETSLAQEFYRMIIFDFFISVACAALLDVLLYFIYKLLKTTSSLEFDIAWNTMQIIYNQTLFWMGLMFSPILPIVMVIKLFLTWYIRLFIALFLCRPSAKTWRAAQTSTWFLVMTFLSFTVITGVLGYIISSIQTSKECGPFRNYDHIYEIVTLGMLQLKKNSTIWTVVLYITKPGVIALILLFLSAKVYYSRAQANAQKEIVAQCRNMLVWSAKDKEYYYSMISKVTKGQWQYKFHEKTFSPELYATDVYFNGNKGSGDESISIQQFSSPTSGTSLLPSSSTSSDMDYQEYYKKIS